A genomic segment from Streptomyces antibioticus encodes:
- a CDS encoding 4a-hydroxytetrahydrobiopterin dehydratase, which translates to MAAEPLSQKEIEDRLAELPGWSLDDGRLTRSYRLDSHFAAAALVVHVARIQDELNHHAEITLGYDTVGLAVSTHSAGGAITDLDIALARRVRDAAPAHGAR; encoded by the coding sequence ATGGCCGCGGAACCGCTCTCGCAGAAGGAGATCGAGGACCGGCTCGCCGAGCTGCCCGGCTGGTCCCTGGACGACGGCCGGCTCACCCGCTCCTACCGGCTGGACTCGCACTTCGCCGCGGCCGCCCTGGTCGTCCATGTCGCGCGCATCCAGGACGAGCTGAACCACCACGCCGAGATCACCCTCGGCTACGACACGGTCGGCCTCGCCGTCAGCACGCACAGCGCGGGCGGCGCGATCACCGACCTGGACATCGCGCTCGCCCGGCGGGTGCGGGACGCGGCGCCCGCCCACGGAGCGCGCTGA
- a CDS encoding class I SAM-dependent methyltransferase, translating into MLDYDEEAERYDAMRGGEPRAAAAAEAVLGLLPPDAARPSHAARLLDVACGTGIVTRRLAAGRPGLRVTGVDLSPAMARQAAARLPGTIVRADSRRLPFPDGVFDAVTSVWLLHLVEDEGDARRIVAECARVLRPGGVYVTTVDKGASHNVGSDIDVVLASRPHRPASDAEALVEGYAADRGLLPAGRARFPGRGQGRSPRRAITDLRRGWFVTLPPGHPLADDFAARLAALPDQERPRPEPEFTLRAFRKPAD; encoded by the coding sequence GTGCTGGACTACGACGAGGAAGCCGAGCGCTACGACGCCATGCGCGGCGGTGAGCCCCGGGCGGCCGCCGCCGCGGAGGCCGTCCTCGGCCTGCTGCCGCCGGACGCGGCCCGGCCGTCGCACGCCGCCCGGCTGCTGGACGTCGCCTGTGGCACGGGCATCGTCACCCGGCGGCTCGCGGCCGGCCGGCCCGGTCTGCGGGTGACCGGCGTCGACCTGTCCCCGGCGATGGCCCGGCAGGCCGCCGCCCGGCTGCCCGGCACGATCGTGCGCGCCGACAGCCGCCGACTGCCCTTCCCGGACGGCGTGTTCGACGCCGTCACGAGCGTATGGCTGCTGCATCTCGTCGAGGACGAGGGCGACGCGCGCCGGATCGTCGCCGAGTGCGCCCGCGTGCTGCGGCCCGGCGGTGTCTACGTCACCACCGTCGACAAGGGCGCCTCGCACAACGTGGGCAGCGACATCGATGTCGTCCTCGCCTCCCGCCCCCACCGGCCCGCGTCCGACGCGGAGGCCCTGGTCGAGGGGTACGCAGCCGACCGCGGGCTGCTGCCCGCGGGCCGTGCCCGGTTCCCCGGGCGGGGGCAGGGCCGCAGCCCGCGCCGCGCGATCACCGATCTGCGCCGCGGCTGGTTCGTCACCCTGCCGCCCGGCCACCCCCTCGCCGACGACTTCGCCGCCCGGCTCGCGGCCCTCCCCGACCAGGAACGCCCGCGCCCGGAACCGGAGTTCACCCTGCGGGCGTTCCGGAAGCCGGCCGACTGA
- a CDS encoding helix-turn-helix domain-containing protein, which yields MSERRPAPTVGQVVLGRRLQELRETAGLAREEAARALRVAPATVRRMETAEVSLKIPYVQVLLDAYGVPAGEAAAFITLAEDANRPGWWQRFHDVLPEWFSLYVSLEGAARLIRSYEPHFVPGLLQTEDYARAVLEAGTVGRTTPESLERHVSLRMARQRLLDKPDPPHLWAVLDETVLRRPASLDPAVMAAQLDRMLELSERDRITLQVARFADGPHPGTAAPFTLFRFAEPELPDMVVTEYLTGALYLDSRKEVAAHLEVLDHMTAHAASAERTVQMLRDVRDSL from the coding sequence GTGAGTGAACGACGGCCCGCGCCCACGGTGGGGCAGGTGGTACTCGGCAGAAGGCTCCAGGAGTTGCGCGAGACGGCCGGACTGGCCCGCGAGGAGGCGGCCCGCGCACTGCGGGTGGCCCCGGCGACGGTCCGGCGCATGGAGACCGCGGAGGTCTCGCTGAAGATCCCGTACGTACAAGTGCTGCTGGACGCCTACGGCGTGCCGGCGGGAGAGGCGGCAGCCTTCATCACGCTCGCCGAGGACGCCAACCGGCCCGGCTGGTGGCAGCGGTTCCACGACGTCCTGCCCGAGTGGTTCAGCCTGTACGTGAGCCTGGAGGGCGCGGCCCGGCTGATCCGCTCCTACGAACCCCACTTCGTGCCCGGCCTGTTGCAGACCGAGGACTACGCGCGGGCCGTGCTGGAGGCCGGCACCGTCGGCCGCACCACGCCCGAGTCGCTGGAGCGGCACGTGTCGCTGCGCATGGCGCGGCAGCGGCTGCTGGACAAACCCGACCCGCCGCATCTGTGGGCGGTGCTGGACGAGACGGTGCTGCGCCGCCCCGCGAGTCTGGATCCGGCGGTGATGGCCGCGCAGTTGGACCGGATGCTGGAGCTGTCCGAGCGCGACCGGATCACGCTCCAGGTGGCCCGGTTCGCCGACGGCCCGCACCCGGGGACGGCCGCGCCGTTCACGCTGTTCCGCTTCGCCGAACCGGAACTGCCCGACATGGTGGTGACGGAGTATCTGACCGGTGCTCTGTACCTCGACTCGCGCAAGGAGGTCGCCGCGCATCTGGAGGTCCTCGACCACATGACGGCGCACGCCGCGTCCGCCGAACGCACCGTGCAGATGCTGCGGGACGTCCGCGACAGCCTGTGA
- a CDS encoding helix-turn-helix domain-containing protein: MASVATGPHAPSPTPTPTAAAAPGVGPLLRAWRERRRISQLELALRAGSSARHISFVETGRSRPSEEMVLRLAEHLDVPVRERNALLLAAGHAPRYPETPLDDPALEALRAGLETLLTGYEPYPALVVDATYDVVAANRGIMTLLDGVPESLLTPPLNAMRLTLHPSGLAPRIRNLREWRGHLLHQMERQIALHRSAPLRRLYEEVAAYPVPEGRDDEPCGPVPHFALPLRIEHDGRLLSFVSSISTFNTPMDVTVAELAVETFLPADPETVKYLRMTAD, translated from the coding sequence ATGGCCTCCGTCGCGACCGGTCCGCACGCCCCCTCCCCCACCCCCACCCCCACCGCCGCCGCCGCACCGGGGGTCGGTCCGCTGTTGCGGGCCTGGCGGGAGCGGCGGCGGATCAGTCAGCTCGAACTCGCCCTGCGTGCCGGCTCCTCCGCCCGGCACATCAGCTTCGTGGAGACGGGCCGCTCCCGGCCCAGCGAGGAGATGGTGCTGCGGCTGGCCGAGCACCTCGACGTCCCCGTCCGCGAGCGCAACGCGCTGCTGCTGGCGGCCGGTCACGCCCCGCGCTACCCCGAGACCCCGCTGGACGACCCGGCGCTGGAGGCGCTGCGGGCCGGGCTGGAGACGCTGCTGACGGGGTACGAGCCGTATCCGGCGCTGGTGGTGGACGCGACGTACGACGTGGTCGCCGCGAACCGCGGGATCATGACGCTGCTGGACGGCGTCCCGGAGTCCCTGCTGACGCCGCCGCTCAACGCGATGCGGCTGACCCTGCACCCGAGCGGCCTCGCGCCGCGCATCCGCAACCTCCGTGAGTGGCGCGGCCATCTGCTGCACCAGATGGAACGGCAGATCGCCCTGCACCGCTCGGCACCGCTGCGCCGGCTGTACGAGGAGGTCGCCGCGTATCCCGTGCCGGAGGGCCGGGACGACGAACCCTGCGGACCCGTCCCGCACTTCGCGCTGCCGCTGCGGATCGAGCACGACGGGCGGCTCCTGTCGTTCGTGTCGTCGATCTCCACATTCAACACACCGATGGACGTGACGGTCGCCGAGCTGGCCGTCGAGACCTTCCTCCCGGCCGACCCCGAGACGGTCAAGTACCTGCGCATGACGGCGGATTGA
- a CDS encoding helix-turn-helix transcriptional regulator, whose protein sequence is MKSSRLVSILLLLQTRGRMTAAQLAGELEVSVRTVYRDVEALAAAGVPLYGDAGHAGGYRLLDGYRTRLTGLTTAEAEALFLAGAPGPAADLGLGPVLAAARLKVRAALPAPVREHADRISGRFHLDAPGWYADTDAVPWLPAVADAVWNDRVLDVSYRRWREPTDVRRRLEPYGLVLKAGRWYVVAGPGPRTFRVDQILELDVLEEEFTRPDSFDLAAWWAGHQRDFHQRLYTGRAVVRLAPGVTLGRPVTVEGPPDTDGWVRATVPIESLDHAHAEFLRLGTGVEVLEPTELRYRIARTVAELAERYGDAARKQGD, encoded by the coding sequence GTGAAGTCCAGCCGACTCGTCTCGATCCTGCTGCTGCTCCAGACCCGGGGCCGGATGACCGCCGCCCAGCTCGCCGGGGAGCTGGAGGTGTCGGTGCGCACGGTCTACCGGGACGTCGAGGCGCTGGCCGCGGCGGGCGTCCCGCTGTACGGCGACGCCGGGCACGCGGGCGGCTACCGGCTCCTGGACGGCTACCGCACCCGGCTCACCGGACTGACCACGGCCGAGGCGGAGGCCCTCTTCCTCGCCGGGGCGCCGGGGCCCGCCGCCGACCTCGGTCTCGGGCCTGTGCTGGCCGCCGCCCGGCTCAAGGTGCGGGCCGCGCTGCCGGCACCGGTCCGTGAGCACGCCGACCGGATCAGCGGCCGCTTCCATCTCGACGCGCCCGGCTGGTACGCGGACACCGACGCGGTGCCGTGGCTTCCGGCGGTCGCCGACGCCGTCTGGAACGACCGCGTGCTCGACGTCTCCTACCGCCGCTGGCGCGAGCCCACCGATGTGCGCCGCCGCCTCGAACCGTACGGCCTCGTCCTCAAGGCTGGCCGCTGGTACGTCGTCGCCGGACCCGGGCCGCGCACGTTCCGGGTCGACCAGATCCTCGAACTCGACGTCCTGGAAGAGGAGTTCACCCGACCGGACAGCTTCGACCTGGCCGCCTGGTGGGCCGGCCATCAGCGCGACTTCCATCAACGCCTGTACACGGGGCGGGCGGTGGTACGCCTTGCGCCCGGGGTGACACTCGGACGTCCGGTGACGGTCGAGGGCCCGCCCGACACGGACGGCTGGGTACGGGCCACGGTACCCATCGAGTCCCTGGACCACGCCCACGCCGAGTTCCTCCGCCTCGGCACGGGCGTCGAGGTCCTGGAACCCACCGAACTGCGCTACCGGATCGCCCGCACGGTAGCTGAGCTGGCCGAACGGTACGGCGACGCGGCCCGGAAGCAGGGTGACTGA